Genomic DNA from Oryza sativa Japonica Group chromosome 5, ASM3414082v1:
TATTAGTTGATTTAGGTCAAAAACAAAGTGAATGGGCTTAGAGGTGCCCATTCTGTCTTCGAAGGTATTTAGCAGCACTTGAGCCTTTTCTTCATGGGAAGAAACTATTCTGTCATCCACCTTTAAATGTGAAATTTTGTTTCACCTATGTCTGTCTGTAGCTGCAGCTTGGAAGTACTTTGGGTTTTCATCCCCAAACTTAACCCATCTGATTGTGTATCTCTTTTTCCAGAATTCATTCTTATATTTCAGTAGTTCAAGAATATGATCTTTTAGGATGGCTCTGTAATTCCATTCCTGAATGGCCAGCTCTTTGCTCCTCAATATTGTCCAACATTAGTAGAAGTTCATTGCAGTTTGAAATAAGTGAGTGCAGGTTAGATAGTCTCTTGCTCCAGATTTTGAGGCCTCTTCTTACATTTTTCATCTTTCCATTCAGACAGATAGCTTTATTATTTCCTCTAACAGGAATGTTCCAGAAATATGTGACTACATCCAAAAAACCCGGCATGTTTATCCAgtagttttcaaatctaaaaattttaGATTTGGGAACAGAGGTTTCAATAGAGATATTACATGGGGCATGATCTGAGATATATTTTGCCAGAGCTGTGACAGAAGTATGGGGAAATTTCAGACTCCAAGCAGGGGAGGTAAAGACCTAGTCAAGTTGCTGTAACAGGGGCTGATCTTGCATATTACTCCAGGTGTAAGACACTCCTTTTAGGGGGATCTCAATTAAACCAATGTTACTAATGATTTCATTGAAAATGAGAATTTCATTCATGTCCCCACCAGGTAAATTTCTATTTTGCACTGAACGAATGAAATTGAAATCCCCCATTAGAATCCAGTTCTGATCTATGTCCATTTCAATGTTATTTAGCCAGGTGACAAACTCATCTCTCAATTCCCCAGCACAAGGGCCATAAATATTAGATAAAAACCAGGTTTCATGCAGAGAGGAGTTTCAGACAAACTGGACCGTGATGGCATAAGGTAGATTTTCAATCAAGGATCCAGTTAAAATGCTGCTGTTCCAGATAATAATTATTCCCCCTGAAGTTCCATTAGATGGATGAAAGATGAATTTATCAAATCTTCTAGGGCAGAATTTTCTGATGTATGAATGATCAAAATGTTCTCGTTTTGTTTCTTGCAGGCAGATTATTGAGCATGCAGATTCTGAGATCTTTTCAGAGAGGGCCAGCCATTTTTGAGCTGAATTTATACCCCTGATGTTCCAACACAAAATGTTACagtttatattattgttataattCATTTGACCAAATTGAGAGGAAGCTGATATGGTTGCAGATCATATTAGATATAAACCTTGTGCGTTTTACGCTTTGCATTTTTCCGTTTTTCTGTTGCATTGCATGCGCGTGAGCTCCGGTTTGTGGACGCCGCGCGCGTAGGGGTCATGGCGTTGGAATAGCTGCGCGTGGCCGAGATCAGCGGGGGCATGCGCACGTCGCGAACTCGTGGGGATGGACGCGAGCGATCCGCGGCGTGGGCCGGTTCCATAGCTGGATTTTTCCTTTCTTGCATCTTCGTTTTGCTATAAATAAGGAGAAGAAAACAGAAAAGCTGCAGGAAGTTTTACGAAGCGCCAACTCTCGTGTGTCTCTGCTCATTTTCAGATTATCTACAGTGTCGCGTGCGTTGTATTCGTCCGGTGTTCGTTCTCGCCCGCTCGCTGATTCGTTGGGATTTCCtgacaattggtatcagagcaaggtTTAGGGCTTGGACGCATGATCGTGCTCTTGAAGTTGCACTCATGCCTCGCCGTCGCTCGTCGTCCCTGACGAAGCGCACTCTAGGAGGTTCCGGCAGCCACgcctcgggcagcggcgggaaCGACCGCGGGTTGGTGATTCACCGCGTGGTCAAGGAGGCGGGAGGCGCGGCGAACTACCCCGTGCTCACGAAGACAAACTACAACGAGTGGTCTTTACTGATGAAGATCAAGCTGCAAGCTCGATGCTTGACTGCTTGTGGGGCACCATTGATCCGGGAGGGGTCGCAGTGGAGCTCCATGAAGATCGAATGGCGTTGGACGCCATTTGCAGCGCCGTCCCCGTCGAGATGATCTCGACGCTAGCGACCAAGGAGACGACGAAGGCAGCGTGGAACTGCATCAAGACCATGCGCGTAGGCAAGCCGAGTGCACAGAAGCTGCGCTCCGAGTACGAGGCTCTCGCGTTCCGCGACGGGGTGTCGGTCGAGGACATCGCCATGCGGCTCAACACCATCGTGACGCAGCTGTCCACGTTGGGCGACCCTGAGCCGGACGACAAGGTTGTCGAGAAGTACCTTTGTGTCGCTCGGCCTAGGTTCTCACAACTCGCTCTTTCCATGAAACATTGCTCGACATCTCCACTTTGTCCCTGGAGGAGGTCACTGGACGCCTCAAGGCGGCTGAGGACTCTGGccagtcgtcgtcctcgtccttaCCAGGTGGCAGCGGCAAGCTCTATCTCACCGAAGAAGAGTGGCTTGAACGTCACAAGAAAAAGGAACAGGAGGCGAAGAAGGGCAATGGCGGAGGCAACACCCGTGGCAAGCGCCGCGGCGGGCAAGGGTGCAatggtagtggtggtggcgaCAACGCTAGCCCGGTGCGCAAGAAGGACAAGTGCCGTAATTGTGGCAAACTTGGCCACTGGGCCAAATATTGCAGGAGCAAACCAAAGCAGGAGCAAGCGCACGTGGCCCAGGAGGAGGATGAGCCCACGCTCATGCTCATGACGGGCGGCTGCATTGATGTGGTGGAGGAGACGGGCGCGCCGTGCGCgacaccgtcgccgcccgcaTTGCGGCCTCGCCCAGACGTCATCGAGTTTGTGGAGCAGAAGGTGATCGCCGCGCTGGACGACGCCACCGACCACGACAACAAGCGCTAGATCCTCGACACCGACGCGTCGAACCACATGACCGGCTCAACACCAACGTCACCGGCAATGTCCGACTCGGGGATGGCTCGCTCGTCCACATCGGAGGGCGCGGCACCATCCTATTCGCCTGCAAGAATGGTGAGCGCCGCATGCTTCACAACGCctatgttggtatttcttaacgacattactagaaatataattcccagtaaTGGCGCAGAAACACTTCTAGTATATTATGATTActgagttcatccgcaagcgcacggatatagcattgtagcatttcacctgagagtattccaagggtatcgtatttattttatcccgtgggaagatcatgtagagaaaactcaactaataacttatatattacttgtgataatcatattctaagcaggggttaagataatccaagggtagagtaacacaagcattactactcatcctcataataatTAATCTAAcctaggtggaaagaaaagagaaagagaatctattcctatacttctaatatacatagtatacatacattctagttaactggtatactagctaatactctcTATCCGATGCCTTCCTGGTACTTCAAGAAGCCACCcttgactgccgagttccttacgacagcccgtcatgaccaaccaaccggggctaaagtcggaggaataccctcccaaggaaattaacttaggattattgtcacgcccggaaattcactagtaatttccgaacttatttgtgcataaaatcctcgtccaggaatcagccgagctacacaaactgacaatttaatatacaaatccatcataataataacgttacacacttacaaaagaaaagaaaacagcagcggaataacagtctagcgatggcttcagctccactcccacaggcagctcaactggggtataagccaaacgtcttctccttctggatcctttctcTTCAACTGCGGttaattgattattgcaagaatgagcatatgacatactcaacaagccacacagcaaatatgcaagtgcacaaggataccaaaggatggcataatataggctcatttgcaaaagcagcatttagcaaaacatttaagagaagtaaaacagtggagtaattaatcaacactgaacaacactgaacaacacacccatgctgcacaggcccaaccatcctgaacaaccatacccggctgtacagatctaactccaaaccaggagctaaacaaattattaccagttatagcatcaataattattgtgagaggtgtgagactaatcacgaaaaacattgctcaacccgcccataaccgcgggcacggctattcgaataattttactctggccagaggtgtaccactgtacccacaagacacagcctcaacatcatgtctaccatgcgtcgcgatactggaaagtacccgaatag
This window encodes:
- the LOC9266127 gene encoding uncharacterized protein, whose protein sequence is MLDCLWGTIDPGGVAVELHEDRMALDAICSAVPVEMISTLATKETTKAAWNCIKTMRVGKPSAQKLRSEYEALAFRDGVSVEDIAMRLNTIVTQLSTLGDPEPDDKVVEKYLCVARPRFSQLALSMKHCSTSPLCPWRRSLDASRRLRTLASRRPRPYQVAAASSISPKKSGLNVTRKRNRRRRRAMAEATPVASAAAGKGAMVVVVATTLARCARRTSAVIVANLATGPNIAGANQSRSKRTWPRRRMSPRSCS